Sequence from the Fulvivirga ligni genome:
TCAATGATAGGCGATTCTTCTGCTATCATTTTTTCGGGTAAGCTATTACCTATTTTATAAGGTCTAAAATCTATGTATGGCAAATGCTCGATGGCATAAATCCCCAGAATGAAACTTACTAAAGTTACTAATACAATGGCCGCATGACCAGCAACCTGTGGCAATTCCTGCTTGTAAAGTCTTCTGTACCAGAACAAATGAAGAACAAAGAATATCAAGATTACATCCTTATAGAAAGACTGCCACGGGGTCAAAGGAATAGCATCTCCGAAGCAACCACAATCTGTAACTTTATTAAAATAAGCTGAATAGAATGTTAAGAATGTAAAGAACACCATTAGCAGTAGTAATATCCAGGTGGTGATCTTCATTTTATAGTTGAGGAGCACAGCAAAGCCTAGCACCACTTCAAGCACAATCAAGAACAAGCCAATATATAATGCAGCAGGGATAAATATTTCAAAGAATGATCCAAAGTCAGAAGAGAACACCTCAAAATATTCTTCTAGCTTAATTTTGGTTCCAATAGGGTCATTAAGCTTTATAAGGCCTGAAAAAATAAACAAACAGCCTACAAATACCCTCGAAAAAATATCTATACCTTTTCTAATTGTTGTGAACATAATCGAGCTTTATCAATGAAAAAACAGAATAGTTAATCATATCCTGATAGTTTGCTTTTATACCTTCGGATACCAAGGTCTTACCTTCATTATCTTCTATCTGCTTCACTCTGAGCAGTTTCATTAAAATAATATCCGTAATAGAGCTCACCCTCATTTCTCTCCATGCTTCACCATAATCATGGTTTTTATTTTGCAAAAGCTCTAACGTTTCGGTAGCTACTCTGTCATAAATGGGCTCCAATCTTTCGTAAGGTATTTCCAATTCATCATCATTAACTAACTCCATCTGAATCACAGCCATGATACAATAGTTAATAATCCCTACAAACTCGGAAGTTATGTCCTCCCCCACTTTCTGCATTCCACCTTTTTCCTGAATAGAACGAATTCGTTGTGCCTTAATATAAATTTGATCTGTGATTGAAGGCAATCTCAAAATTCTCCACGCAGTGCCATAATCTTTTGTTTTCTTTTCAAAAAGTTCTTTACACTGCCTGATAACCTCCTTATATTCGCTGACGGTTTTATCTACCAATTTTCTACCTATTTTATTTATAGAACCTATTTTTTAGAGTGGCGAAAGATACAGTTTTTTCAAATAAAAGTACACTGAACATCAGTGGAAATCTATTGAGCCTGGAAAAGCCAGTAGTCATGGGCATACTAAATATCACCCCTGATTCCTTTTTCGATGGAGGCAAGCATAATGACATTTCGGAAGCCTTAAAGCAGGCTGAGCAGATGATTAATGATGGTGCTGAAATCATTGACATTGGTGGCTACTCATCAAGACCTGATGCTATTGACATCAGTGTTTCGGAGGAAATAAGCAGAGTCACACCTGTGATTGAAGCGCTTAAAGCTCAACACCCTAATCTGGCCATATCAATAGATACTTTCAGATCAGATGTAGCAGCGGCGGCCGTTAAAGCTGGGGCCAATATCATCAATGACATCTCTGGTGGTGATTTGGATGATAAGATGTATGACACAGTGGCTGACCTTGATGTGCCTTATATTCTAATGCACATGAGAGGAACACCGCAAACCATGAAGACTAAAACTTCCTAT
This genomic interval carries:
- a CDS encoding BT_3928 family protein, which codes for MFTTIRKGIDIFSRVFVGCLFIFSGLIKLNDPIGTKIKLEEYFEVFSSDFGSFFEIFIPAALYIGLFLIVLEVVLGFAVLLNYKMKITTWILLLLMVFFTFLTFYSAYFNKVTDCGCFGDAIPLTPWQSFYKDVILIFFVLHLFWYRRLYKQELPQVAGHAAIVLVTLVSFILGIYAIEHLPYIDFRPYKIGNSLPEKMIAEESPIIEYTFKDKEGKEVKSQKFLMPNDGYEYISSEVINEKESTPKITDYQAISVDGDDFTEESFTGYKLILVFYDTQRTDKDHMDEITGLVNGVNTTIKPMVLTSANPDDFEVFRHEYQLAAPYYLTDATVLKAMIRSNPGVMLLHNGTVLGKWHYNDVPTADVINSYVQ
- a CDS encoding DUF1599 domain-containing protein — translated: MVDKTVSEYKEVIRQCKELFEKKTKDYGTAWRILRLPSITDQIYIKAQRIRSIQEKGGMQKVGEDITSEFVGIINYCIMAVIQMELVNDDELEIPYERLEPIYDRVATETLELLQNKNHDYGEAWREMRVSSITDIILMKLLRVKQIEDNEGKTLVSEGIKANYQDMINYSVFSLIKLDYVHNN
- the folP gene encoding dihydropteroate synthase translates to MAKDTVFSNKSTLNISGNLLSLEKPVVMGILNITPDSFFDGGKHNDISEALKQAEQMINDGAEIIDIGGYSSRPDAIDISVSEEISRVTPVIEALKAQHPNLAISIDTFRSDVAAAAVKAGANIINDISGGDLDDKMYDTVADLDVPYILMHMRGTPQTMKTKTSYDNLLLEILDFFQKKVSNLRKRSVKDIVLDPGFGFAKTPDQNYVLLKNLQYFKSLGLPLLVGVSRKSMIYKKLEVDATQALNGTTVLNTIALMNGARILRVHDVKEAVEAVKLFNLTYN